TTTTACCATTTATCTTCATCTAACTCCTGTTCAAAAATTCTTTTAtaggagcttgcaagatcatttttatacatgttttctcttgatcttcctTATGAGAATTCTGTTAGATCCCCTCATATTGATCATACATTATAACTTCCCTGAGATATAAATGTCGCCTAGTGCCAAATATTTTAACAAGAGTATATctgaggaaaaacaaaaatagggCTGGTGGCAACATAACAGAAGAAATTGAGAGCTTGTCACTACACTGAATTCCCAAAGTTGGGATAGTGAAAGCATGGTAGGAATAGAGACTAGGCAAAGATGTGTTAAGGGGGAATTGTTACTTGAATACCATGAGCAATGAGttccaatttcttttctttttcccagTTACATATACCATATCAAAGGGGGAAGATCTCAACTGATATGTTCTCCAAGTGAATTAATACATACTTTCATTTTCACTTTCACGAAACCAGATAATGGCATACCTTCGGCTTCCACCAGTCAAAAGGCCACTTGGCTGAAATATATCTCCTTCAAGAGTGACACTTGTTGTATGAATATTCCGATTAAATGCCACCTAACATTCACAAAGTGCAATCCAAATTGAGCATGCATATAGGAGAGTAAAATCCTCAAAAGGTATTATACTAAGACAATAATGACTGTGATCAACAAATAGACAAAGTATCTACTAGTGGAAACAAATGAAGACTCATCCAAGAGAACAGCATATTTACAAAAACTATAGTATTGTAAGAGAAGCATGTAGAGGTGGGCATGTAGTCACCAAACACTTCTTCATAGAAGATATGCACATTTAGCAAAGTAAAGAATAGGGAAAAGATGGTTTTCTTTTGGGTGGGTGGGTGTGGGGGGGATGCACATGTAATGTGTAGAAGGCCTAAGCAGCAAAAGATGGTTTTCATCAATTACCTCCTTTGCAGCTTCCATGGTCTTGCAAACAAAAGTTGAACCAAAAACGTACTCCATTGCTCTCTGAAACAAAAgtacaaattaaaaacaaaactgagtaatttatccaaaataaaaaaaaaagttcaatcTCAGCATCAAATTAGTTTATTGAGTTTGGCTTAGGTTATTTTGTGTTCAAGACAGCTTCAATCAACATCTTTCCAACAAAGTTTAGGGGAAAGAACAGCAATTCTTTttaacacccccccccccccccaaaatatagtaaaaaataaaCATGCAACAATTTTTTTGAGCAGCTGAATAAAATGTCCGTAatatgaaattcaaaataaaactagAGATGTTTCGTACAAATTGAAAAGGCATTGAAATTGCTTTCAGTATCAATGATTCTATTATATATCGTTCAGATTGGAGGGAGGGTAAAAAGGGAACACGAACAGAAAAAATTATTAGCTGACCCATCTAGTGGGAATAAGACTTAACTTTTGCAGAGCAgggaatattaatattaatattaatataaattcaaGGAGTAGCACCTTCAATTCTTCTTCATAACCAACCAAAGAAAGTGCTATTTCAGCATTCTCTTTCCCCACCTGAAATTCAAGTAAGAAAAATCGTCAGCAAAGTTAGGTAAGGAATCAAGTCAGTCAGAATGCAAATTAatgagataaagaaaaaaaataaaaataaaaataaaaactaagtgAGAGATAAAAGTTGCAGAGACCAACCAATCTAGTAGCCTCTTGTTGAACTCTAGCGGGAACACTATAGGATTGTATTTTGTTCAAGGGTATGATTGTCACTCTTCTTCTGAGTTTGCCATTCTGTAGTAGCTGCTTTCCAGTATCTTCTGTGTCAACAACAACATTAAACAACTTTCCACCTGCTGTAACCTGAAAGTAAACATGTATTATCAGATtaacatataaataaatttttactaaCAAATTCAGATAAATGTTATCATACatgttcaccaaaaaaatataatGTGATCGTGCTATCCAACCTCTAAGGCAGTCATTGTGGACTTATCCTTTACTTTGATGAGTTTTGCAACGACACCTTTCACCTTTGATCTATCAAAGTTTTTGACAGGATCACAATACGTGAATTCAACATTTGACAAGTATGCCGAAATATTGCGTATTTCATCCTTCCACTTTTGTACACAATCCACCTCAGATGCACGATCCTGAAAAGTTTTTTTATAGACGAAAATATCTTAGTGCTAATCCTGTTAGATTGTAGAGAAGTGAATAGAAGCAAAACAAAGCCGATCTAACCCTTTGCAGAGCGTCCATCTCTCCTTCTTTATATGGAATAGACTCCAATTCGATCTTAACATTTTCCACGTCTTTTCTTCTAGCGGCAAGCTCATTTTCTACAGAAACAGCTTCTTCACGCTTTGACCTTAAttgtttagttttctctttcagtTCCTTTTCACAATGGCTAATTTTGGTTTTCAACTGTTTCAGTTCTGTTTCAGCACTCCCAACTGCTATCTTTGCATCACCTAGTTGATCCTCTAAGCATTGCTCTTCATTCCCACTGCTCTTGCCAGCTATAACACCCTGCCAACAGTTTTGAGCAATAGAATACGAAAAATCCACCTCAACCTGATAGTCTACCCATTGACATGAGAAAGTTGTGAACATGAAACCAATATATGCTTATGGTACCTGATATTCTTTCTCATGCTCATCCAGCTTCTTAGTAAGCTCATCGACCCTCTTTTTAAGATCTGCAGCTCCCTCTTCAGCTTTTTTAACAGCAATGGCCTTCTCTTCTACAGATTGCTTCAGTTCTTCAATATTTTTCACAATCTTAAAAATATCCAGGGTTTAAACTCAAATATCAGGTTCACAAAATGGacattttaaatttaacatttaaatgAATCTATAATCATTAGTACCAAACAAAGTTAATACCAAAATTACTTCCTACTTACATTAACCTTGTTGGTTTCTTCACTTCGGAGAGTGTCTATCTTATTATTTAACACAGATGTTTGCTTGACAAGACTCTGAGAAAGTGCATCTACTTTATCTGAGAGAGATTTCACTTCTCCACCCATTCTCGCCTCTTTTTCAGAAGTCAACTGAGCTATTTTTATTTCCATTTCCTTTATTTCTACCTGAGCCTTCTTAGCACTTTCATCAATCTCGGTTATCTTTGATTTTGCTTGTTCCACCTCAGATCTAGCATTGTCTTTAATCCTCTCTGCTTGAACAAACTCATAAGCAATACAAAATCTTCTAAGCCTATCTAAATCAGCATTGCCATTAGCCCATTGCATATACTGCATCCTTTCTTTTCTCAACTTCTCCAATGCAGGCAATATCTCCTGATCAAGAAGCTTGTTAATCTCATCAACCTTACTTTGCTTCTTTTCAAGTGTTTTTAGAGCAGCCTCTTTCTTGGTCTCATACATTCTCGTCCCTGCAGCTTCCTCAAGCATAGACAATATCTCTGGTGGCTTCATATTTAAAACCTTAGTGATGCGCCCTTGCATTATGAGAAAATGTGGATTATTAACATTTAGCTGCACCGAATGAAAAAGATTCTGGACTTGACTAGGCTGTGCAAGCTTCCCATTGATCAAATACTTGTTCCTCCCTCCAACTACTATCTGCATTGTGCGTCAATTAAAGACATAGGTATACAAAACAAGAATTACTAACTAACATCTGACTTTAGAAGCAATAGTTACCTAAACAGTGCAGTGAACAACCACTTGAAACCTTAAAAGTATAATGAGAAAATCAGTTCACACAACTATGAATCTTAGAACCCATAAGTCAACTTTTTTTAgtttaacattttattttcttttatgttaAATAGTATCAAAATTAGAAATTACAAAGCTGTAAATAGATCTTAACTAACcagaactaaaaaaaatatatacagaatttaGACAGACAAAACCCATATAAAATAatgctttctttttttcaaaattacatactataagttttattttattttttgtcaacTTTTGTTTGCCAATAATGTACAGAATTATAACTAGTATACAAAAGAGAAATTGCGAGCTCTTAACAGACAACTTAACGAAATATTAAAACGATCGCTTATAAACGGCTAGTGACAGAAAATTTAATTCAACCAAAACATCTAAAAGCATCAGAAACAGataaattcaacaaattaaaaaacaGTAACCTGTCTTGTTACTGTAATCTCGGAATGGTCTTCATATCCGAGAGGGCTTCGACTCCTATCAGAGTTATCGAAAACAATTGACACCGTCGCTTTTGTAATCCCCGCTTGTCCCTGCTTGTAAACAAGCTCCTGGAGGTTCGAAGCTCGAACCTGCTGCAAATTGGTGATACCCAGCACGAAGCAAATCGAATCGAGAATGTTCGATTTGCCGGAACCGTTCAGGCCCGTTATGGCATTGAAGAACGGGTCGAAACCCGGAACAACGGTTCGCGTCGCATATGATTTGAAACCTTCCAAGCAAACCTCCTTAATGTACATCGCTCGAAAGTATAAAAAATTGGGAATAAAAATGGAAGAAATGAAGGGCGTAGGGTTTTGGAGATCGAAACCCTAAATGAAAGAGCTTTGGTTGAGTGCTTCACCGCGGGTTGTTGAAGGTTTCAGGATTTAGAGAGTGGGAAAAGGGAGAGAAAgacttgaaatttaaattttgaggtAAGTGATGATGGATCTGCGTTGTTTACTTGTTTTGTTGTGTTCATGAGTTGAAGACTTGAAGTCAAGGGAATGCCCAAAAGGCGGGAAAATACTTTTTGAGTTTTGGTTATCATTTAGAATTTTAgaccaataattttaattttaatttaataatttctgGTTCAGCAATGAATTTTGGTGTAAATTTTTGGGAATAAGCCAATACTCTTGTGATAAAAATGTGGATAACTATTATTTGGGGCCAACTTTCTCAATATTGaaggaataattaatttttaagacaagtttaaataaatgaattttaaaaaaataagacttagtatgtatataaataGAGGTTTAAATCTTTAACAATAAACatgatcaataataaaaaaatttatccctCTTTTATATTATCAGATActcttttctattttatataaGATACTAcatatattagtaaatatattaatcatatttattatattgagatagtaattgtGAGGAATATTACTACTagagttatttatttataactcttttattttattttatatttattatatattctttatttattttacaacacagtATCAGCATGAGATTTTGACTAAATTTTAAGAAGACTcagataacaaatttttttatgtcAAAATTCTCTTATCTTAAATTTAATGCTTTTAATATATCTGGATAAGGACGAAGCTTTTcatgatattttatataaaataagtaaTACTTCTTCAAACATATTATTTAGCTAATTTAGTTGTCTATCtttttagtaaaattatttatGTGTATTCGAAACTTACATAATTCATTCATTTGATAATATTTTATGCCAAATTTAGTATAATAGCTTTTGAACTTTTATCTTTTTACCTAATTGAAATTttacaaattgaaaaaaaaatatatattgaactATAATAAACTTTGATAATTAACTTTTTgacaataatttaatttaatgttattttaagttttattaattttttagataCAAAATTAagatattcaaaaaatattagtgtTATAATATTCAAAGTTTCGATCATTTAACTTCTAAGCTAATTTCCAGacaattataattttatgtattatctttaaaaaattaaataattttttatcaatttatttaatattattttatatttttctattttcttaattgaatttttttatccataaaacatttaaattatcaattagcgtatattataatttttaatatttatcattgtaatgataattttttttgcatatttaatattttatatattctaatttttttacaaatataatgataaaaataaaaaaatatattttttttaagaggaaaactaatgtttaaaaaaaatacataatctataatatcAACATCTATTAATAGTTTTATTACtctaataaatcataaaaaaaatgattcaATGTAAGTATATaacttttaaaagtttaaataatcataactaattaataaatttgatCTTATTTCTTTAGAATGAAATCCTAGAAATAGTTAGTTTTAATTTTGACTATATCATTCAAATAAAAAAGATGaaattaaaagatgttatgataaataacatcaatataaaaaatatttaaattattattatttatctggtacaaattatttaaaataattttaatatatttagtttaatttttttctttgtaactaaaataaaaatacaacatattatcttctattttttaaattatatattggcCCCTCAAAAATTTCTGTTCAAGCTCTGTCACtgtatttgaaaataattatttatcatggatattagatgctgaaatccatcttgattcaatagatcttggagataccattaaagctgaaaataatacatcccaaaaggataaagtcaaagctatgatttttcttcgtcgtcatcttgacgaatgattgaaaaataaatatctcacattaaaagatcctgtagATCTGTAGAAAGACTTTGAAGAAAagtacaatcatcaaaagacggtgatacttcctcaagcccaatatgaatggacgcacttgcgtctacaggaATTTAAATCCacaaatgaatataattcagcaatattttgaatcacctcacaAATGAAATTATGTGGAGAAAATATatctgataatgatatgttagagaaaactttctcgtccttccatgcctcgaatgtgctcctacagcagcagtattgaaaaaatgatttaaaaaatattatgagttaattttttGCCTTATTGTTGTTGAACGTAACAATGAgttgcttttaaaaaatcacGAAGTGCGTCTagttggcgccgccccatttcctgaagcaaatgcggcaaatcattaccccataagagataaatggcaaggttttagtaacaagaaaaattatggaatgaaaaggaattatgtttactaaggatctcaccagaagtgggataaagaaatgaacaatgggcaaaataaatcaacagaggataaatatttctgttgtggtggaaatggtcattggtcacgtacctgtcgtaccccaaggcacctagtcgatctttatcaatCATCTTTGAAAAAAGACAGCAAATGAAAGGAGttgaattttgtttcaaatgatgctgaaaattccaccactcattatgatgtatctgatttctttgaggattcaaaaggaaatattggtcatttgatcaatgatataatagtttaatatgtgagattgttaagtagtcatgtaaataaataatgtaaagaactttttgttaagttttattttctatgcattTGAATTGCAAGtacgatgtatataaataatgtttaataaaatatttataaattttaaaagtattgtgctaagataataataataaattttttagtatatattttactttttagaaaaatattttcaatcaagaaaataattttactgcgtaaatatttctactcattttattattatttatctttgaagaaaatgacaaTGACATATAGtaaagatatttgccttgcggatattACAAGTTCGCACATCGTTCTCAAAAATAATATATGTTTTACCCATCTtgtaccaaaagaagaatatgttaatactattattggctcaggcaatgggatagaaggctccggaagagctataattttgtttcctagaggaacaaaatttataataaataatgcactattgtctaccaagtctctaagaaacttgttcagttttaaagatattcgctgaaatggatatcatattgaaacaatgaatgaggaaaatcatgagtatttagaTAGCGTTTGGTTACTGAGATATAGACACTGAGACATAGACATAGTGGTACACGGTGACACATCTCTGCTGTTTTGTTTGGTGAGACACAGATTTTCGAAGGACACGGGAGGACACGGATGGACATGGAGACACTAAATTTGTGTACCTTCAAATTggtgagacactaattttttactcttttacccttattgagtttttaaaatttgtcttcTTATCTtcccaaatctttttttttctctttctcttttagattctacaactaaatttacttttctattttttttcaaaaaaaatttgtacatttaatttttttatttatttaaattttgattaatctttgataaattctgaactttaattttctatttttttcaagaataattatatatttaatatttaaatgataatttaagatggtattagaagaaataaaaaattattagaagaaataaaaatttaatggtgATGGCATGCATTGTTTGGGATAATAGGTGTATTGTAATGGTGGTAAAGTTTGTGGTTGAATGAAGGGTAATTCAGTATTTTTCAAATATATGTgtcttgtttcttatttttgacaaacacaatacatagacacaaatattttatgtccATGTCTTTAATGCATGTGTCTCTGTGTCTATGTCTCATCAAATACATCAACCAAACGGAGCCTTATGTATCACAACTtaagatttaaataaaaatgttatattagaaaagttaccatcACTCTCatatgggttatattataccgAGATTAGTGTAATTGAATCACAtgtcattgtaaaccagaagtttactagcccaaatgaattcataacttggcacaacCGATTGGGTCATCTGCGAACAACaatgatgcggagaattattgaaaactcccatggacattcactaaagaacgagaaaattcttaaatctagtaaattttgttgtgctgcatgttcgcagggaaagctaattttaaggccatcaccagtaaatatttgatttaaatccCATGAATTTCTATAAAGGATTCAGGGCAATATATgcggacctattcatccaccatgtggatcttttagatattttatggtcctaatagacgcatcttcgagattgtcacatgtgtgcttattgtcttctcgcaacctggcgtttgcgagattacttgctcaaattattcgattaaaagcacaattttcagaaaattcaatcaaaataattcgtctcgataatgctggtgaatttacttcccaagcctttGATGCTAATTGTGtgactaatggaataagtgttgaacatccagtagctcatgtttacacacaaaatgggttagtggaatcacttattaaacgcctccaattgatTACTAGAcctttacttatgagaacaaatctcccaacctcagtttgatgcatgctattttacatgccgcatcaCTCATTCGTTTGAGACTAACAAGTtatcatcagttctctcctatgcaatttgCTTTTGGCccgcagccaaatgtttcccatttaaaaatATTCggatgtgcgatatatgttcctatTGTACCACATTCTCGCACTAAAATGGGACCCAAAAAAACttgggatatatgttggatatgattctccctctatagtaagatatcttgagatacaaactggggatgtatttaaagcccgatttgtgaattgttgttttgatgaatcaaaatgtCCAATAATAGAGGAGAGAATaaacttcctgaaaaggaacttaattggaatgcatcatcgttgatgcatttagatccccgatcagggcaatgtgaactaaaagttcaaaagattatacatttgcaaataaTAGCAAATAATTTGCCTGGTACATTttttgatacaaagaggataaccaaatcttatataccaggaaaaaatgccccaattcaaattgatgtcccagtcGGACAAATAGCTACTGAAGtaaattcacgccagaagtgtggcaggcctgtcggttccaaagacaaaaatcctcgaaaaggaaaagaggtaaatactattactattgaaaaagacatagtaaagacatatgtagttgtccaaaattctgatataattttaacgccggaagacgttcaggtacctaaaaattgtgaaaatgacgagatctcgataaattatgtatttacaggagaaaaatgagaccgaaataagacaattatcaatgagatatttgcatataatgttacattaaatatcatatataaaaataaggatcttgagccaagttTAGTCGAAAAATGCCGATAAAGGAATGATTGaccaaaatggaaaaaaaaattcatgaaagttgagttagactcacttacaaaatgtgaagtcttttggacctgtagtccataCACCAGAAGATggaaaacctgttggataccaataggtatttgtgagaaaacgaaatgagaaaaatgaagttgtgcgctacaaagcccgacttgtggcacaaggtttttcacaaaggccaatatagattatgaagaaacatattcccttgtagtggatgcaataacattacgttatttggtcagtttatccgcatatcataaattacatatgtatttaatggatgtggtaacagcttaCTTATACGGCTcgttagatcgtgatatctatatgaaagttcttgaaggactaaagatatctaaaccatccaatgaatattcgcaagggttatactaaGTTAAATTGCAaatatctttatatggtctaaagcaatttgGACAAATgtagtataatcgtcttactgagtatctgaccAAAAAGGGATTCAataatgatgatatctgtccatgtgttttcataaaaaaatctgcatctgaatttattataattgctgtgtacattgatgatttaaatatcattagaaCTCCTAAAGAGATTCCAACtattataaaatatctaaaagaagagtttgagatgaaagatcttggaaagactaaattttgtctcgacctgcagatcgaacatacaaaaaataaaatttttatttatcaaacaacatacacagaaaatattttgaagatattttatatggataagtcacatcccttgaataccccaatgatcgtaagatttttatatgtggaaaatgatcaattccgtcctaaagaaaaaaatgaagatatCATTGGTCCTAAAGTACCATATCTTATTGCCATTGGagtgctaatgtatcttgctaataatacatgaCTTGATATATCATTtgttgtgaatttactagcaagatatagttcctctccaaccagaagacattggagtggaatcaaacaaatcttttgatatcttcatggaacggctgatatgagattgttttatccatatgaatccaagtcacaattagttggttaTGCatatgctggatacttgtctgatccacataaaggaaaatctcaaacaagatacttattcacatatggtggtatagCTATATCACGGAGGTACACAAAATAGACGATTGCGGCAACATTCTCTAATCATGCTAAAATACTAGCGATatatgaagctagtcgcgagtatttttggctcaggagtttgatctaatatattctgtcatcatgtggactgattgattatAAGATAGCCCCAATTGTCTTGTTTGAAGATAAtatagcatgcattgctcaacttaagggtggatacattaAATGTGATATAACAAAGTATATTTctctcaaattcttcttcactcatgatcttcaaaatcaagacaATTGATATCAAATGAAtctgctcaagtgacaatctgacagatttattcacaaagtcactcccgaaATTCTCttttgaaaaattggtacatcagattgggatgcgtttatttcgagatattaaatgatgtcgacaataAGGGAAGACTGtattcttttttccttggtcaggtttttttccattggatttttcttgacaaggtttttaacgaggcatttCCCATCACAAagaatattgtactctttttccttcactaaagttttttcccattaaattttctttagtaaggttttaatgaggcataatcctaaatagTCATCTAAAAAGGAGTGTTGTGATAAAGATGTGGATGACCATGATTTAGGCAGCCAACTTTCTTAATATCGAAGGAATCAATTTTCAAGACagatttaaataaat
This region of Arachis hypogaea cultivar Tifrunner chromosome 8, arahy.Tifrunner.gnm2.J5K5, whole genome shotgun sequence genomic DNA includes:
- the LOC112707683 gene encoding structural maintenance of chromosomes protein 2-1 — translated: MYIKEVCLEGFKSYATRTVVPGFDPFFNAITGLNGSGKSNILDSICFVLGITNLQQVRASNLQELVYKQGQAGITKATVSIVFDNSDRSRSPLGYEDHSEITVTRQIVVGGRNKYLINGKLAQPSQVQNLFHSVQLNVNNPHFLIMQGRITKVLNMKPPEILSMLEEAAGTRMYETKKEAALKTLEKKQSKVDEINKLLDQEILPALEKLRKERMQYMQWANGNADLDRLRRFCIAYEFVQAERIKDNARSEVEQAKSKITEIDESAKKAQVEIKEMEIKIAQLTSEKEARMGGEVKSLSDKVDALSQSLVKQTSVLNNKIDTLRSEETNKVNIVKNIEELKQSVEEKAIAVKKAEEGAADLKKRVDELTKKLDEHEKEYQGVIAGKSSGNEEQCLEDQLGDAKIAVGSAETELKQLKTKISHCEKELKEKTKQLRSKREEAVSVENELAARRKDVENVKIELESIPYKEGEMDALQRDRASEVDCVQKWKDEIRNISAYLSNVEFTYCDPVKNFDRSKVKGVVAKLIKVKDKSTMTALEVTAGGKLFNVVVDTEDTGKQLLQNGKLRRRVTIIPLNKIQSYSVPARVQQEATRLVGKENAEIALSLVGYEEELKRAMEYVFGSTFVCKTMEAAKEVAFNRNIHTTSVTLEGDIFQPSGLLTGGSRRGSGDLLKQLHDLAEAESKLSVHQRRLLEIEEKITKLLPLQKKFKDLKAQLELKSYDLSLFQSRAEQNEHHKLGELVKKLEQELDEAKVAVKEKQLFYEECVKTVSSLEKSIKEHNSSREGRLKELEKKIKSIKSQVQSSLKDLKGHDNEKERLVMEMEAVMKEQTSLENQLASLITQISNLTSEVEEQSSAVDSARNDLDQVQSQLNSVRLKMKECDKEISGIMKEQKKIEDKLSESNLERKRIENEVKRMEMEQKDCSVRVDKLLEKHAWIASEKQLFGRSGTDYDFSSRDPGKAKDELEKLQAEQSGLEKRVNKKVMAMFEKAEDEYNDLMSKKNIIENDKSKIKKVIEELDEKKKETLNVTWVKVNNDFGSIFSTLLPGTMAKLEPPEGCSFLDGLEVRVAFGGVWKQSLSELSGGQRSLLALSLILALLLFKPAPLYILDEVDAALDLSHTQNIGRMIKTHFPHSQFIVVSLKEGMFNNANVLFRTKFVDGVSTVQRTVAAKQSK